The following are encoded together in the Hydractinia symbiolongicarpus strain clone_291-10 chromosome 14, HSymV2.1, whole genome shotgun sequence genome:
- the LOC130626161 gene encoding conserved oligomeric Golgi complex subunit 5-like isoform X1, translating to MTTGDKTSRESNVEELIDQLKNNDLFTEFLSDGFDPREYANTIIESHLIGESLSRLADGISLLNKELMTQVSEHHEDLLLQATGIDKLEGVLQSIQSRCLSLVKSVERVKGQVTDPYNRIASRTRQLRRLQTTCDYLRRIIRILSLSRRLETQRKGGSREITKAAQSLNELSYVTEGVDLSGIQIIEEDLKKIKESQVEVENQAKKMLEQGLNTQNQTLIGTALQVFHNLGSLRVRVDDIISHLTDQVEKFIYASLDAKSLATSQGMSSGVTSGPGRAAMPTAGNTASWRTALWEHVEKLMNNLYNLCQKIFTLEKVLLKKRDPITHITFIEMFSENGQSILFSDFWNVICSTLRSEFDHSTQASTHLKQAFQGEFPKLLRLFNDFWSQISALADSKHTQSSQPFAVDIKIGFHDDSSPLDSLKATLHPFENAYLSRSLSRLFDSINLVFPNGAESVPTKDELNSIIHVINSELNVASVDEHLMVMISKNVSKTIQLYVNKCEELLVTSPDAAQLSGGLTTSQIRNASIVNSLHQLRTGVMEILPNLVYPPAEAVDVLDDSLTNISSYMDLSLGLILSAIMGSLQNKIARMQSENFSISSTAYHETVDAQPCSRYVADIQKFINRIQSDYLALYNCKDFLIERLEMLACRILELFVRHACLLRDISEGGKLKMAADMAQLEFAVTPLCRRFEDLGAAYKLFRAFRPLLFQAIEDIPTNPNLGESLPYSVVLHFLFSKAPSNMQSPHTVAGWTVPEYSEWLDEHPDEGERIALIRGTVEAYSKKVGGTDLPVVYPVMTKLLEQTS from the exons ATGACAACAGGAGACAAAACATCAAGAGAGAGCAATGTTGAGGAACTTATTGATCAGCTAAAGAATAACG ATTTATTTACTGAATTCCTATCTGATGGATTCGATCCTAGAGAATATGCTAACACTATAATTGAAAGCCATCTCATTGGTGAATCGTTATCACGTCTTGCTGATGGCATCAGTCTACTAAACAAAGAGTTAATGACACAG GTATCAGAGCATCATGAAGATTTACTTTTGCAAGCTACTGGCATTGATAAATTGGAAG GAGTTTTACAGTCCATTCAATCTAGATGTTTATCACTTGTTAAGTCTGTTGAACG GGTTAAAGGACAGGTGACAGACCCATATAACAGAATAGCATCAAGAACGCGGCAACTTAGGAGGTTGCAG acAACATGTGACTATTTGAGAAGAATCATTCGCATTTTATCCTTAAGCAGGCGGCTGGAAACTCAAAGAAAAGGTGGTAGCCGCGAAATAACTAAAGCTGCACAGAGTTTAAACGAACTGA gtTATGTAACAGAAGGTGTCGACCTGTCTGGCATTCAG atCATAGAAGAAGATTTAAAGAAGATAAAAGAATCACAAGTCGAAGTGGAAAATCAAGCTAAAAAGATGTTGGAACAAGGTTTGAACACACAG AATCAAACTTTAATTGGTACAGCTCTTCAAGTTTTTCACAATCTTGGATCACTTCGTGTTCGTGTTGATGACATTATTAGTCACTTAACTGATCAAGTTGAAAAATTCATTTATGCTTCCCTTGATGCCAAGTCCTTGGCAACTTCTCAAG GAATGAGTTCAGGAGTTACATCTGGACCAGGTAGAGCAGCCATGCCCACTGCAGGTAACACAGCATCTTGGAGAACAGCATTATGGGAACACGTAGAAAAATTGATgaataatttatataatttatgtCAGAAG ATATTCACACTAGAAAAGGTTTTGTTAAAGAAACGAGATCCCATTACGCATATCACATTTATTGAAATGTTCAGTGAG AATGGTCAAAGCATTCTCTTCAGTGATTTTTGGAATGTCatttgtagcacattgaggTCAGAATTTGATCATTCTACGCAAG CATCTACACACTTAAAACAAGCATTTCAGGGCGAATTTCCAAAACTTCTTCGCCTGTTCAACGACTTCTGGTCACAAATATCAGCACTGGCAGATAGCAAGCATACACAGAGTAGCCAGCCGTTCGCTGTTGATATTAAAATTGGTTTCCATGATGACTCTAG TCCACTGGATTCATTAAAAGCAACCTTACATCCATTTGAAAATGCATATTTGTCTCGCTCACTTTCTCGATTATTCGATTCTATAAATCTTGTCTTTCCAAATGGAGCTGAATCAGTGCCAACAAAAGATGAGTTAAACAGTATTATTCACGTGATCAACAG TGAACTTAACGTTGCTTCAGTTGACGAACACCTTATGGTCATGATCTCAAAGAACGTTTCTAAAACGATACAACTCTACGTAAACAAGTGTGAAGAACTT CTTGTAACGTCACCTGATGCTGCACAGTTGAGTGGTGGATTAACCACATCGCAGATTCGAAACGCTTCTATAGTTAATTCTTTACACCAGCTACGTACGGGAGTCATGGAG attttaccAAATTTAGTATATCCACCCGCAGAAGCTGTTGATGTGCTGGATGATTCTTTGACA AATATCTCATCATACATGGATTTATCGCTGGGTCTGATTCTTAGTGCTATCATGGGTTCACTTCAAAACAAGATTGCTCGCATGCAAAGTGAAAACTTCTCAAT TTCCAGCACGGCGTATCACGAAACAGTCGATGCTCAACCATGCTCAAGATACGTAGCAGATATACAG aaatttatcaaTAGAATCCAATCTGATTACCTAGCTCTTTATAACTGCAAAGATTTCCTGATCGAAAG ATTGGAGATGTTAGCTTGTCGTATTTTGGAACTTTTTGTTAGACACGCGTGCTTGTTAAGAGATATCTCGGAAGGAGGGAAATTAAAAATGGCAGCCGATATGGCGCAGTTGGAATTTGCAGTGACACCTCTTTGTCGAAGGTTTGAAGATTTGGGTGCGGCGTATAAATTATTTCGAGCTTTCAG GCCTCTTCTATTCCAAGCAATCGAAGATATCCCAACAAATCCGAATCTGGGCGAAAGTTTACCATATAGTGTAGTTCTACATTTCTTGTTTTCAAAAGCTCCTTCCAACATGCAGTCTCCACACACT GTTGCTGGATGGACAGTACCAGAATACTCGGAGTGGTTAGATGAACATCCTGACGAAGGAGAACGAATCGCGCTTATCAG GGGCACAGTTGAAGCTTACTCGAAAAAAGTAGGTGGTACAGATCTTCCTGTTGTGTATCCAGTGATGACGAAACTCTTAGAACAGACATCGTAA
- the LOC130626161 gene encoding conserved oligomeric Golgi complex subunit 5-like isoform X2 has protein sequence MTTGDKTSRESNVEELIDQLKNNDLFTEFLSDGLDPREYANTIIESHLIGESLSRLADGISLLNKELMTQVSEHHEDLLLQATGIDKLEGVLQSIQSRCLSLVKSVERVKGQVTDPYNRIASRTRQLRRLQTTCDYLRRIIRILSLSRRLETQRKGGSREITKAAQSLNELSYVTEGVDLSGIQIIEEDLKKIKESQVEVENQAKKMLEQGLNTQNQTLIGTALQVFHNLGSLRVRVDDIISHLTDQVEKFIYASLDAKSLATSQGMSSGVTSGPGRAAMPTAGNTASWRTALWEHVEKLMNNLYNLCQKIFTLEKVLLKKRDPITHITFIEMFSENGQSILFSDFWNVICSTLRSEFDHSTQASTHLKQAFQGEFPKLLRLFNDFWSQISALADSKHTQSSQPFAVDIKIGFHDDSSPLDSLKATLHPFENAYLSRSLSRLFDSINLVFPNGAESVPTKDELNSIIHVINSELNVASVDEHLMVMISKNVSKTIQLYVNKCEELLVTSPDAAQLSGGLTTSQIRNASIVNSLHQLRTGVMEILPNLVYPPAEAVDVLDDSLTNISSYMDLSLGLILSAIMGSLQNKIARMQSENFSISSTAYHETVDAQPCSRYVADIQKFINRIQSDYLALYNCKDFLIERLEMLACRILELFVRHACLLRDISEGGKLKMAADMAQLEFAVTPLCRRFEDLGAAYKLFRAFRPLLFQAIEDIPTNPNLGESLPYSVVLHFLFSKAPSNMQSPHTVAGWTVPEYSEWLDEHPDEGERIALIRGTVEAYSKKVGGTDLPVVYPVMTKLLEQTS, from the exons ATGACAACAGGAGACAAAACATCAAGAGAGAGCAATGTTGAGGAACTTATTGATCAGCTAAAGAATAACG ATTTATTCACTGAATTCCTATCTGATGGATTGGATCCTAGAGAATATGCTAACACTATAATTGAAAGCCATCTCATTGGTGAATCGTTATCACGTCTTGCTGATGGCATCAGTCTACTAAACAAAGAGTTAATGACACAG GTATCAGAGCATCATGAAGATTTACTTTTGCAAGCTACTGGCATTGATAAATTGGAAG GAGTTTTACAGTCCATTCAATCTAGATGTTTATCACTTGTTAAGTCTGTTGAACG gGTTAAAGGACAGGTGACAGACCCATATAACAGAATAGCATCAAGAACACGGCAGCTAAGAAGGTTGCAG acAACATGTGACTATTTGAGAAGAATCATTCGCATTTTATCCTTAAGCAGGCGGCTGGAAACTCAAAGAAAAGGTGGTAGCCGCGAAATAACTAAAGCTGCACAGAGTTTAAACGAACTGA gtTATGTAACAGAAGGTGTCGACCTGTCTGGCATTCAG atCATAGAAGAAGATTTAAAGAAGATAAAAGAATCACAAGTCGAAGTGGAAAATCAAGCTAAAAAGATGTTGGAACAAGGTTTGAACACACAG AATCAAACTTTAATTGGTACAGCTCTTCAAGTTTTTCACAATCTTGGATCACTTCGTGTTCGTGTTGATGACATTATTAGTCACTTAACTGATCAAGTTGAAAAATTCATTTATGCTTCCCTTGATGCCAAGTCCTTGGCAACTTCTCAAG GAATGAGTTCAGGAGTTACATCTGGACCAGGTAGAGCAGCCATGCCCACTGCAGGTAACACAGCATCTTGGAGAACAGCATTATGGGAACACGTAGAAAAATTGATgaataatttatataatttatgtCAGAAG ATATTCACACTAGAAAAGGTTTTGTTAAAGAAACGAGATCCCATTACGCATATCACATTTATTGAAATGTTCAGTGAG AATGGTCAAAGCATTCTCTTCAGTGATTTTTGGAATGTCatttgtagcacattgaggTCAGAATTTGATCATTCTACGCAAG CATCTACACACTTAAAACAAGCATTTCAGGGCGAATTTCCAAAACTTCTTCGCCTGTTCAACGACTTCTGGTCACAAATATCAGCACTGGCAGATAGCAAGCATACACAGAGTAGCCAGCCGTTCGCTGTTGATATTAAAATTGGTTTCCATGATGACTCTAG TCCACTGGATTCATTAAAAGCAACCTTACATCCATTTGAAAATGCATATTTGTCTCGCTCACTTTCTCGATTATTCGATTCTATAAATCTTGTCTTTCCAAATGGAGCTGAATCAGTGCCAACAAAAGATGAGTTAAACAGTATTATTCACGTGATCAACAG TGAACTTAACGTTGCTTCAGTTGACGAACACCTTATGGTCATGATCTCAAAGAACGTTTCTAAAACGATACAACTCTACGTAAACAAGTGTGAAGAACTT CTTGTAACGTCACCTGATGCTGCACAGTTGAGTGGTGGATTAACCACATCGCAGATTCGAAACGCTTCTATAGTTAATTCTTTACACCAGCTACGTACGGGAGTCATGGAG attttaccAAATTTAGTATATCCACCCGCAGAAGCTGTTGATGTGCTGGATGATTCTTTGACA AATATCTCATCATACATGGATTTATCGCTGGGTCTGATTCTTAGTGCTATCATGGGTTCACTTCAAAACAAGATTGCTCGCATGCAAAGTGAAAACTTCTCAAT TTCCAGCACGGCGTATCACGAAACAGTCGATGCTCAACCATGCTCAAGATACGTAGCAGATATACAG aaatttatcaaTAGAATCCAATCTGATTACCTAGCTCTTTATAACTGCAAAGATTTCCTGATCGAAAG ATTGGAGATGTTAGCTTGTCGTATTTTGGAACTTTTTGTTAGACACGCGTGCTTGTTAAGAGATATCTCGGAAGGAGGGAAATTAAAAATGGCAGCCGATATGGCGCAGTTGGAATTTGCAGTGACACCTCTTTGTCGAAGGTTTGAAGATTTGGGTGCGGCGTATAAATTATTTCGAGCTTTCAG GCCTCTTCTATTCCAAGCAATCGAAGATATCCCAACAAATCCGAATCTGGGCGAAAGTTTACCATATAGTGTAGTTCTACATTTCTTGTTTTCAAAAGCTCCTTCCAACATGCAGTCTCCACACACT GTTGCTGGATGGACAGTACCAGAATACTCGGAGTGGTTAGATGAACATCCTGACGAAGGAGAACGAATCGCGCTTATCAG GGGCACAGTTGAAGCTTACTCGAAAAAAGTAGGTGGTACAGATCTTCCTGTTGTGTATCCAGTGATGACGAAACTCTTAGAACAGACATCGTAA
- the LOC130626162 gene encoding uncharacterized protein LOC130626162, translated as MMNNLIMVLHSVLAILTVITTQTYAQKGVTRSSLGYAAFFRRIVSNRKLNMTPFTGYSNCSFRDCGKYCVYNIPCESFNFKTSTKQCELLSVDRNSKADNITFINATGWAYYDTGFNIRHPNWRNKYLVITFFFNLV; from the coding sequence ATGATGAACAATCTTATCATGGTGCTTCATTCTGTACTTGCCATACTTACGGTGATCACTACCCAAACATACGCACAAAAAGGTGTAACAAGATCTTCACTGGGATACGCTGCTTTTTTCCGAAGAATTGTCTCAAACAGAAAACTGAACATGACACCATTTACAGGTTACAGTAATTGTAGTTTCAGAGATTGTGGAAAATACTGTGTTTACAACATACCATGTGAATCTTTTAACTTCAAGACTTCAACAAAACAATGTGAATTGTTGTCTGTGGATAGAAACAGCAAAGCAGATAATATTACTTTTATAAATGCAACTGGATGGGCATATTATGATACCGGATTCAACATTCGACATCCAAACTGGAGGAACAAATACTTAGTaattacttttttctttaatcTTGTTTGA